TCTAAATAAATACCCAATTAGTACAATGACCACAACTGGTTTGAATCACAACATGCAAATGACAGCAGAAGTAGCACTCACACCACTTGCTGTTCTAATTGGCTTGGCCTTAAGCTTTGGCAACAGAATTTTCTTAGCGTCCAGAGGTACAGCTGCAATTATATCAACTAGCCTGGGTGACGATGAGAGACCATATTTTGAAGAGATTctagttttcaatttattcagatCAACGTCCCGGCGTTCTTCATGAGCTGTCAAAAGGTCTTGTATTATTTCGCCAATTGTCATCATCATTCGTTCTTCTTTCGTCTCTGTGTAGACTGAAAAAATACGTGACGAATAGGTTAGGCGTTTTCTTTCTCACGCAATACGACAAATCAAAGGTTAAGTCACATATTGCGGTTTGGAATAGTATAGTTATTTACCTTTACGCTTCTTAACCATGATTCTTTCGAGCTTTAAGCCTTTGTTTTAACAAAGGGGTTTATTTAAAgtatttcaaaacaattttcgaGCCCGAGGAGAATTTTGAGGTTCGAACATGTGTCACGTACGATCCACTAGCATACAGTTCTATTCTAGACCTTCGTATTATGACGTATGTAACATTGCCTGCACGTGCGCAGAAGTCGTTGCGGCTCTGAACATGCACAGTTAGATTGCAATGACAGATTTTGAATCTTCGGCAGAGATACAGGTAGACATCCGTGGACGAATGATCAACGAAAGATCATTCAAACATGATAAGCAGGAGTTAGAATTTCTTGgtagtattgaaaaatttttatcatcgtttAAACAACTCATTATCATTGGCTTAAGTTAATTTTACACCTAGAGCTTTACCTTTCTAACGCAGAGCCAGCCTTCGTGGATGTTttctttattgaaaaaatgctcATTTGATCGAAACGTACGATTATTGATTGACTGTTATGATACGATAATTACTTGATTTCTTCAGCTTGAGGAATTCATGGTAATTAGCAATGTAATTACTCACCAGTTACATCTCACATATTGCTATTTGAGATAAACTAAAACAGATATATTGCAGTTTTTATACAGGTACAGTGTTTTTAGGATATACAAGGCCTCTTTTTATATTCCCTTATACAATCCAAACTGGCAACAGCACCCAGAAGTACACACCTGCGAACAATTTACTGTACGTAGAAATGTATTTACCCTTTTTATAGTATAACATGCAAAATAACTTACGACACATAAAATATACACGAAATACAATAATAGAACTTACTGCTGCACAGATAATATTATCATAATGAAAActgcaaatttttcataatccTCTAGTGGACTGTATTCATCATAAACCTCTCAATTGCCTGTGCATACTTCATTATGTCTCTCGACGAAATAACAGTGAATCAGTTGATCTCGTTatcatgaaatattttgttaaaaaaatacatcaaccTATAATAATGGACCTGCTACAGTTATTTTGCCAAGGAAATTGTACGAACTGAGAACCATAATGCAATATCATATTATTCTACTGGTACTGGCAAagttacattttatttaataatagaaaaaaaaacaccaatgCAAATTGAGTATATTTTGatgttatattttttgaattaccTCTTTGATCAAGTGTTTCCTCGTGCAAATTGAATTCATGTATCATGTGCTATAATGACCAAGCAAATCATATTCGTCACATTCTTCCACTTACATCTTGTGTACTATTATTccacaatttttccaaaaaatagaAACTACGTCACCCGATCTGCATCAATTAAATGGGGAATCATTGATCACAGCCttgtattgaatttttgccttttcatttcacgtgctcatttgaaaagttttcacgtACTGTGTATCGTTAACATGAAACGAACAGATCGTAttacgtacatgtatgtaaGGTACCGGTAAAACAgtgtaatcaatttttctattttgaatACTTCCACACTGATTTTTGGCAATTTATTTCTCTATCTTTACACAGGCGCATATTCTCCAAGTTAAAATGTATGTACTAGACAATGTTATCAGGAGTCTTGTAAAAATGTTCTTTTCAACACAAATGAAAGCAGTCGATCATTATAAAAGGTAAAGTAAAAACAGAATGAACTAAACTTTGCTGTGCCGTTCACTGAAAATTCACATAAATTCACTTTCAtttgtatacattttatatCTTGGAGTGTTCGCTTCAAATTTATAACTTGCcgcaattaataataatctaaGATTGACAGTAAATATAAACGTATATACCAACGTAGTGTGATGCAATATCATACAATAAAACATGGGTTTCTATAATTCTGTGTATTCGTGTATGATGTATATGTTATGTGTCTGATATAATGTAGTAGTACATCAAATTAAAaggaataaatataatattaataatgttATCTAATGATGAAAATGTTTTGGAATTGCGTGACAATTTAACAGCGCATTATTTACATAATTTACATTTCTCTAACTATTTACTAATTGAACGTTAATAATTTTCCCCTAAGACTAGTTCATTACTACACGTGATACTTGTCTATTGGTTGAAGATGGTAAGGAGGTAAACAAATATGAATCATCTATTCCGTCAGTATTGTCAATGCACTGCTAATGTCAATGTTTCTTAGCTGTAACTTCAGAAAATTGAGCGCCTCATTAATATATTAAAAACTGAATGATAGGTAGAGCCAGGTCCACTTAATAAATCCTTTATTGGAAGTTAATGGGGATTTAGAATGACGCATTCTATTAAACTGACCAAACCTCATTTTTAAATACACAACTAATATCTCTGAAATTCTACCCCAATTTCCTATAATAAATACGAGTGACCAAGTTGTACACTATTGAAACCATATAATTCAATTCATTattatgtatgtgtgtacaaataataaatacatctGACTTGGTCAGAAACGTTGCTCAATCATAATCGTCTTTAAATGCAACAATTAAGTACTAGGAGGTGTATGATTAGAGATTATGGGGGTTGGTTGCCCCTGCAACCATGTAGAAGAATAGGGATTGATTTCAAGCCCTGAGAGCCGCAATATCCCCGCACAGTAACTATAAGCTCACCGTGTTGTTTATATTTCTATGTAACACTAGTATGGtttacgcgtttttttttacctgcgTTTTGTACATAAAGTAATCGTTTCTGCGACAGTACAAAAGAAAGAACATCGGAGTACAAAGAAGTGCACTTTTACGTCCTAATACCGAAAAGTgctatttttttgtatttcgctgtaaaaaaaagtgtgatCCACACTTTTGTTAAGTAAAGCATCGTGAATACCACAGCGGGAAAGTCTTCTTTCACCAtgcgtatttgcaatattcatCTTTGTCATGCGCATGTGTTCACTTATGATTCATATTGCAAATTTATGCTCAGCGTAGAAAGACCTATTTTGCCACCTTATATAGCATAATATATTATGCTCAAGGTCAATCTTCTAAAAAACCAAATAGCAAAGTTTTCAAAACCTTATAGAATAACGACAAACGACTATACCAATCAACATCCTAATATGACTCCTTTCAATTACCAACTATGTTGCTTTGGGGAACCAACCTCGTTAAATTGTCAATTTCTACTTTGTACAATTTACCAAAGTAATTTTCGTTCTGTTTCTTCGAATCTCTCCTTGTGCACTTAATAGAGCTTACAATATCACAGCGTGCATTATTTTACTACAATATAAGGacatatatttgtaaattaccagcaataaatattttaacattGTCTCCTTTGATTTTCGTCAACTAGTCAAGACTTTGATCTCTTTATAGGTACTAGaggtatgtattatatatgcaAGAGTGTACCAGTGCATGTAGTTATACACAACAATCATGTAGTTTATATGATAACGGAAAGAATGATACACTCCAACAGGAGAAAATAAACTTCTTGGTTAAGTTTTAATTACGACTAAAAGATAACGAAGTGGATAAACAATTTGAACGTTTAATCAacaacgttgaattttcaattggTGAAATTCGTAATATCTTCTTATGATCAAATCGATCATTTGTCTTTTCTTTAAGCTTTTAAAGCCTCACACAAAAagtataacgataataatcaATTGTATAACCTACCTACCTAAATGACCTATGTATGTACTTCAATCAACGTCTAATGAAGCTATTCACAGCTAATTTTCGAAAGTAATCCTCAATTGGCCACAGACTCGTATTCAAGTTTCACTGGCAGTTTAGTTAGAAGGTGAAACTAATAAACAGTCTAAGTTAGCCACATCAAACAgttactttaaaatttttcttcttttcgatTGCTACATGAGAATAGCATAGCCTCATAGTACGTCTTGCGACGCGATTCAGTTTAAtcagaaaagtttttttaccattttcttAATGCCGtatgtttttttctcctttattGAAGCAGAACTGGGCGTCCTGCATATGCTTCCCAAGTCATCGCTGTCTTCGTATTTTCCATTGTTCACCGAGAACCCATTCATCCTTTCATCCCCATCTTGGACCGTCGCCGATAGTATCGACGATTCTCTATCCTCTTGACTAGATCTGCTGCCGGAATTCTTTGAGTACCATTCCCAATTATCTGATTTAAGTTGCGATGTGGGTTCCAttaacaagttttttttattagacAATCTTTTGCTTCTCGACTCTAATGCAGTCTTCATGAAGGCAGGTGCAGGAATTCGCCGATTCTTTAGAATGCCTTCAGGCTTTCCTGGTAGTAGTATCTTTTGCTCAGGATCCTTTTGGCTGTTGCTTTTTCGCTTCATGATTTCAAACCGAGACCTGGATTCTATAATATCTTCGATTCCGTGGTTGTGCGGATCATGAACACGCTGAGCGCTTCTCGGCGTTTCCGTGGATGTAACAGAAACCGTGCAACCGGTAACTAAAGATCCGGAAGTCTTTTCAGGCTGTATTTGTTCGCTGAACCAACCCAAACTGGTTTCTGGCGCAGAATCCGGCCGCTGCTGAACATCATCAGTCTCAAAATTCTCTTTTCCGGGTAATTTCGTCGCATCTGAAGATGAAGCGCGTCTCGAAGGAAGATTGGTACCACCAGGTATAGTGTTGAGGTTTTCCTTGCGGATGGGTTTGATGATTGGAAAATTTGATACGGTTACAACTGAACCTTTGCTGATAGAGTcccgttttctttttcgccttttttccttcctccTGACGTCGTTTGACACAGCAGAATCTTCGATCATAAGCTCATGATACGTGCCGGATACGTGGGATGCGATCTCGCTTGGAcgtctttttttcgttttccttgTTGTCACGCACTCATTAGTTCCTCCGACACTTTTTCGCCTTCTTACCTGGGATTCAGTAGACGTCTCAACGTCCTCATCGAGGTCTCCATTCCTCCGGCAATATGATAACACCATAAGAACAATAACAATTTCGACACAGATCAGGACTAAGTGTTGGCCTATCATAGAGAATTTACTCCGCCAGCTGTCCCTATCACTCAGAAGCGTGTTAAGAGATCTAGTCAAAGTTGAAACTTGTTCCTTCAAGTCCGTTATCTCTCCTTGTTTTTTGGTTTCTCGCTCCTCGGCACGGTGTGACTCTTCGCTCATCGCTGCAATTGCACGTTCCAATGTGCGCTGCATCTCCTCTACTTGTTTCTTATACCTTTTACTAAGTTCCTCGAGGTATTGACCACTAAGCGACATGTTCCGCTCCAGGGTCTGAAAACCATTGTTCACCAAAATCAAAtgtttgaacaaaagtttCTATACAAATATGCCAGGATTAGTGAAGAATCAGGAAAAACGACTTTTTGTCTCGAAAAcatgttgaatgaaattctcaTAAACAAGAACTAACCTTTATCCTGTTAGACAACCTCAAAAAGACTGATTCCTTTTGTTGCGGTGTTGGAATAGGTTGAGATAGTGTTGCACTTGGAGCTGCCGGGTTGTTTTGAAGAGCAACTGAGTCAGCGTCGAGGTCCTTTAGGTCCGATAATAGCGTATCCAGACTGAGTTGATCTTGTGgagatattttcatttcatgatCGCGCTCAGCCTCAGTTTCTGTTTCAGTTTCTGAAAGTATTGCTTCGCCAGATTCTGTGTCTCCCGAAATATCGCCAGACTCAGTGTTCGTTTCTGGTACTGAAGTTGCAGCTGTTATGTGAGGGGCTGTCGCAAATGCTGTTCCTTGAATCCCAGGATCCTCAGAAATCTGAAAAGATACAATTATGATGAATCAACCTCCAGACATCAACATATCAAATTGCCAATGTCTTCATAACTTCATTTTCAATATCGCACCTTATCAGCAGTAGTAGCTTGATGATTAGGGTCTATAGAATCAGTCATGGGAGGTTCAAAAATTACAGATTCTTCAATGGCTTTTTGGCTGGGTTCAAGTAAGGGAGAAGAGGCTGGTTCCTTCTTTAATCCATCATCCTTAGTAATAGTTTTAGTTGGCCTAATAAGTGAACCGAGGTTTTCTGTTGTAGGTGCAACGTCATTTGGCACTGATGTAGAGAATTCAATACCAGGACCCTGCTGTTCAAATGTAGCAGCTGTTTTGCAGGCTGGAGAACTAGTATCCGACACACAGAAGCTGGATTGCGGACTTACTGAAGAAGACGAACTTTCACAGCTTGGGAGCATTCCTTGTGGTGGCACAATTAAAGCATCTTCAAGAGCCGCAGCACCCTCAGAATTGTTGCCAGTTACATAGTAGCTGGTGTTCACGATAACTCTGCTCTCTCTGTCCGCAAGAACATTGCATAGAGCAACTGGATATTGAAGAGGAAACAAGGAGGTAACGAATCTAGCTGCTGGTTCATTTTTCGTCGACTTCAAATCATCAGATTCTTTTACTTCCTTGATTCGGATGCCATGCAAATGGCAGATGTCACTCTGATGGAGAGTTttgttaataaaattaatgtgCAGCAATAAATCAAGATACTGATCATTGCAGCTGACTAGTTGGAAGACTTTAGCGAACATTGTTTCTGTGCAATTGGAACAAAGGACGGTGTATCGTGGCGTCATGCATGCTGCAACGAGCGAATTTTGAAGTATGGTGTTTTCAATGCTAGCTCGAATCTGGGTATTATTGTTCACTGTATTTCCTGATTTGACAAGGACTTCGGCAGCCTTCTTCACAATGCTTAAGACCGCATCCCGCGCACTGCCAAATAAATTTCGTGGAGAATCTCCAGTGTTGATGTCCAGCatctcctcttcttcctcaGTTTCGTCATCCTCAGCCCCGAGGGACTCTTGTATTTGGTTCTCAGTTTCTAGGACTTCAAACTCACTGGTACCATAGGCTCGAAAGAGGGAAACAGGGCAGAAGTGCTCCGAGCCATAATGGGAGTGGAGCTCGACTTTAATGAAC
The sequence above is drawn from the Neodiprion pinetum isolate iyNeoPine1 chromosome 2, iyNeoPine1.2, whole genome shotgun sequence genome and encodes:
- the LOC124211612 gene encoding SUN domain-containing ossification factor isoform X3; this encodes MAKKSSSPCPMRWAEDSTGQLLHAAVLYLGVVVVLWCFPARLNNRIPEADQAVVLTLVDTAAAELQSLTEPRISLDKLGNKSVVSNLSLALSNSARVSEPTELSSPSELLTSTNLKADKSLETSQNLTTDREEQPVEHENKLTGQQTVSDENDTLEVVIVRADQSSGKGGEEEVIVSAEELLGTEDRIENTSELPENEARVRLTEGSAEDASVMLDVLVTATGTDPHEDIPSFSEWAQKRLEEAEKKKTHPNASSQNPGGPGGRGIGSTKVRSKNYASPDCGAKIVAVNPEAGSASSVLSSSRDEYMLNTCTSRVWFVVELCEAIQAEKIELANFELFSSSPRDFSVFVGDRFPTRDWSVVGQFAAKDERDIQSFALHPRLFGKFIKVELHSHYGSEHFCPVSLFRAYGTSEFEVLETENQIQESLGAEDDETEEEEEMLDINTGDSPRNLFGSARDAVLSIVKKAAEVLVKSGNTVNNNTQIRASIENTILQNSLVAACMTPRYTVLCSNCTETMFAKVFQLVSCNDQYLDLLLHINFINKTLHQSDICHLHGIRIKEVKESDDLKSTKNEPAARFVTSLFPLQYPVALCNVLADRESRVIVNTSYYVTGNNSEGAAALEDALIVPPQGMLPSCESSSSSVSPQSSFCVSDTSSPACKTAATFEQQGPGIEFSTSVPNDVAPTTENLGSLIRPTKTITKDDGLKKEPASSPLLEPSQKAIEESVIFEPPMTDSIDPNHQATTADKISEDPGIQGTAFATAPHITAATSVPETNTESGDISGDTESGEAILSETETETEAERDHEMKISPQDQLSLDTLLSDLKDLDADSVALQNNPAAPSATLSQPIPTPQQKESVFLRLSNRIKTLERNMSLSGQYLEELSKRYKKQVEEMQRTLERAIAAMSEESHRAEERETKKQGEITDLKEQVSTLTRSLNTLLSDRDSWRSKFSMIGQHLVLICVEIVIVLMVLSYCRRNGDLDEDVETSTESQVRRRKSVGGTNECVTTRKTKKRRPSEIASHVSGTYHELMIEDSAVSNDVRRKEKRRKRKRDSISKGSVVTVSNFPIIKPIRKENLNTIPGGTNLPSRRASSSDATKLPGKENFETDDVQQRPDSAPETSLGWFSEQIQPEKTSGSLVTGCTVSVTSTETPRSAQRVHDPHNHGIEDIIESRSRFEIMKRKSNSQKDPEQKILLPGKPEGILKNRRIPAPAFMKTALESRSKRLSNKKNLLMEPTSQLKSDNWEWYSKNSGSRSSQEDRESSILSATVQDGDERMNGFSVNNGKYEDSDDLGSICRTPSSASIKEKKTYGIKKMVKKLF
- the LOC124211612 gene encoding SUN domain-containing ossification factor isoform X2: MFCLSNQIYLKARCGVMAKKSSSPCPMRWAEDSTGQLLHAAVLYLGVVVVLWCFPARLNNRIPEADQAVVLTLVDTAAAELQSLTEPRISLDKLGNKSVVSNLSLALSNSARVSEPTELSSPSELLTSTNLKADKSLETSQNLTTDREEQPVEHENKLTGQQTVSDENDTLEVVIVRADQSSGKGGEEEVIVSAEELLGTEDRIENTSELPENEARVRLTEGSAEDASVMLDVLVTATGTDPHEDIPSFSEWAQKRLEEAEKKKTHPNASSQNPGGPGGRGIGSTKVRSKNYASPDCGAKIVAVNPEAGSASSVLSSSRDEYMLNTCTSRVWFVVELCEAIQAEKIELANFELFSSSPRDFSVFVGDRFPTRDWSVVGQFAAKDERDIQSFALHPRLFGKFIKVELHSHYGSEHFCPVSLFRAYGTSEFEVLETENQIQESLGAEDDETEEEEEMLDINTGDSPRNLFGSARDAVLSIVKKAAEVLVKSGNTVNNNTQIRASIENTILQNSLVAACMTPRYTVLCSNCTETMFAKVFQLVSCNDQYLDLLLHINFINKTLHQSDICHLHGIRIKEVKESDDLKSTKNEPAARFVTSLFPLQYPVALCNVLADRESRVIVNTSYYVTGNNSEGAAALEDALIVPPQGMLPSCESSSSSVSPQSSFCVSDTSSPACKTAATFEQQGPGIEFSTSVPNDVAPTTENLGSLIRPTKTITKDDGLKKEPASSPLLEPSQKAIEESVIFEPPMTDSIDPNHQATTADKISEDPGIQGTAFATAPHITAATSVPETNTESGDISGDTESGEAILSETETETEAERDHEMKISPQDQLSLDTLLSDLKDLDADSVALQNNPAAPSATLSQPIPTPQQKESVFLRLSNRIKTLERNMSLSGQYLEELSKRYKKQVEEMQRTLERAIAAMSEESHRAEERETKKQGEITDLKEQVSTLTRSLNTLLSDRDSWRSKFSMIGQHLVLICVEIVIVLMVLSYCRRNGDLDEDVETSTESQVRRRKSVGGTNECVTTRKTKKRRPSEIASHVSGTYHELMIEDSAVSNDVRRKEKRRKRKRDSISKGSVVTVSNFPIIKPIRKENLNTIPGGTNLPSRRASSSDATKLPGKENFETDDVQQRPDSAPETSLGWFSEQIQPEKTSGSLVTGCTVSVTSTETPRSAQRVHDPHNHGIEDIIESRSRFEIMKRKSNSQKDPEQKILLPGKPEGILKNRRIPAPAFMKTALESRSKRLSNKKNLLMEPTSQLKSDNWEWYSKNSGSRSSQEDRESSILSATVQDGDERMNGFSVNNGKYEDSDDLGSICRTPSSASIKEKKTYGIKKMVKKLF
- the LOC124211612 gene encoding SUN domain-containing ossification factor isoform X1 — encoded protein: MKPTLSCIYSILLLTSMVSSALLFLIVASEGTKGAKDTYGSRNKGSSGASANITINDSGGENDHDSHVTFPSGIGAQKETQTNIDDVKNIVRETADAVPHPNPTINGEKTAKELPELELFGDVLSQQPNLSQGIPEADQAVVLTLVDTAAAELQSLTEPRISLDKLGNKSVVSNLSLALSNSARVSEPTELSSPSELLTSTNLKADKSLETSQNLTTDREEQPVEHENKLTGQQTVSDENDTLEVVIVRADQSSGKGGEEEVIVSAEELLGTEDRIENTSELPENEARVRLTEGSAEDASVMLDVLVTATGTDPHEDIPSFSEWAQKRLEEAEKKKTHPNASSQNPGGPGGRGIGSTKVRSKNYASPDCGAKIVAVNPEAGSASSVLSSSRDEYMLNTCTSRVWFVVELCEAIQAEKIELANFELFSSSPRDFSVFVGDRFPTRDWSVVGQFAAKDERDIQSFALHPRLFGKFIKVELHSHYGSEHFCPVSLFRAYGTSEFEVLETENQIQESLGAEDDETEEEEEMLDINTGDSPRNLFGSARDAVLSIVKKAAEVLVKSGNTVNNNTQIRASIENTILQNSLVAACMTPRYTVLCSNCTETMFAKVFQLVSCNDQYLDLLLHINFINKTLHQSDICHLHGIRIKEVKESDDLKSTKNEPAARFVTSLFPLQYPVALCNVLADRESRVIVNTSYYVTGNNSEGAAALEDALIVPPQGMLPSCESSSSSVSPQSSFCVSDTSSPACKTAATFEQQGPGIEFSTSVPNDVAPTTENLGSLIRPTKTITKDDGLKKEPASSPLLEPSQKAIEESVIFEPPMTDSIDPNHQATTADKISEDPGIQGTAFATAPHITAATSVPETNTESGDISGDTESGEAILSETETETEAERDHEMKISPQDQLSLDTLLSDLKDLDADSVALQNNPAAPSATLSQPIPTPQQKESVFLRLSNRIKTLERNMSLSGQYLEELSKRYKKQVEEMQRTLERAIAAMSEESHRAEERETKKQGEITDLKEQVSTLTRSLNTLLSDRDSWRSKFSMIGQHLVLICVEIVIVLMVLSYCRRNGDLDEDVETSTESQVRRRKSVGGTNECVTTRKTKKRRPSEIASHVSGTYHELMIEDSAVSNDVRRKEKRRKRKRDSISKGSVVTVSNFPIIKPIRKENLNTIPGGTNLPSRRASSSDATKLPGKENFETDDVQQRPDSAPETSLGWFSEQIQPEKTSGSLVTGCTVSVTSTETPRSAQRVHDPHNHGIEDIIESRSRFEIMKRKSNSQKDPEQKILLPGKPEGILKNRRIPAPAFMKTALESRSKRLSNKKNLLMEPTSQLKSDNWEWYSKNSGSRSSQEDRESSILSATVQDGDERMNGFSVNNGKYEDSDDLGSICRTPSSASIKEKKTYGIKKMVKKLF